The Globicephala melas chromosome X, mGloMel1.2, whole genome shotgun sequence genome window below encodes:
- the SOX3 gene encoding transcription factor SOX-3, with the protein MRPARDNASGASSLQVPADLALSTSARLPFLPDPLAHRPPSAPPTESPGLFTVAAPAPGAPSPPATLAHLLPAQAMYSLLETELKNPAGPPTPAAGAGGPAAPGGAGKSTANAGGGANAGGGSGGGASGGGGGGGGGGSDQDRVKRPMNAFMVWSRGQRRKMALENPKMHNSEISKRLGADWKLLTDAEKRPFIDEAKRLRAVHMKEYPDYKYRPRRKTKTLLKKDKYSLPGGLLPPGAAAAAAAAAAAAAASSPVGVGQRLDTYTHVNGWANGAYSLVQEQLGYAQPATMSSPPPPPALPQMHRYDMAGLQYSPMMPPGAQSYMNAAAAAAAASGYGGMAPSAAAAAAAAYGQQPATAAAAAAAAAMSLGPMGTVVKTEPSSPPPAIASHSQRACLGDLRDMISMYLPPGGDAADAASPLPGGRLHSVHQHYQGAGTAVNGTVPLTHI; encoded by the coding sequence ATGCGACCAGCCCGAGACAACGCATCAGGTGCGAGTAGCCTGCAGGTTCCCGCTGATTTGGCGCTGAGCACTTCGGCAAGACTGCCCTTCCTGCCCGACCCACTGGCCCACCGGCCCCCAAGCGCCCCTCCGACGGAGTCCCCAGGCCTTTTCACCGTGGCCGCTCCAGCCCCGGGAGCGCCTTCTCCTCCCGCCACCCTGGCGCACCTTCTTCCCGCCCAGGCCATGTACAGCCTGCTGGAGACTGAACTCAAGAACCCCGCGGGGCCACCCACCCCAGCTGCAGGCGCGGGCGGCCCCGCAGCCCCGGGCGGTGCAGGCAAGAGTACCGCGAACGCAGGCGGCGGCGCGAACGcaggcggcggcagcggcggtggcgcgagcggcggcggcggcggcggcggcggcgggggcagTGACCAGGACCGGGTGAAGCGGCCCATGAACGCCTTCATGGTGTGGTCCCGCGGGCAGCGGCGCAAGATGGCTCTGGAGAACCCCAAGATGCACAACTCTGAGATCAGCAAGCGCTTGGGCGCCGACTGGAAACTGCTGACCGATGCCGAGAAGCGGCCGTTCATCGACGAGGCCAAGCGGCTGCGCGCCGTGCACATGAAAGAATACCCGGACTACAAGTACCGGCCGCGCCGCAAGACCAAGACGCTGCTCAAGAAGGACAAGTACTCCCTGCCCGGCGGCCTGCTGCCCCCCGgagccgcggccgccgccgccgccgctgccgccgccgccgccgctagCAGCCCGGTGGGCGTGGGCCAGCGCCTGGACACGTACACACACGTGAACGGCTGGGCCAACGGCGCGTACTCGCTGGTGCAGGAGCAGCTGGGCTACGCGCAGCCCGCGACCATGAGcagcccgccgccgccgcccgcgctgCCGCAGATGCACCGCTACGACATGGCCGGCCTGCAGTACAGCCCCATGATGCCGCCCGGCGCCCAGAGCTACATgaacgccgccgccgccgcggctgCCGCCTCGGGCTACGGGGGCATGGcgccctccgccgccgccgccgccgccgccgcctacGGGCAGCAGCcagccaccgccgccgccgccgcggccgccgccgccatgAGCCTGGGCCCCATGGGCACGGTGGTGAAGACCGAGCCCAGCTCGCCGCCGCCCGCCATCGCGTCGCACTCGCAGCGCGCGTGCCTCGGCGACCTGCGCGACATGATCAGCATGTACCTGCCGCCCGGCGGGGACGCGGCTGACGCCGCCTCGCCGCTGCCGGGCGGCCGCCTGCACAGCGTGCACCAGCACTACCAGGGCGCCGGGACTGCCGTCAACGGAACGGTGCCGCTGACCCACATCTGA